The Lewinella sp. 4G2 nucleotide sequence CGAACTGCTGTACGCGGCCATCGATCATCGCCCGGGTCAAGCCCTGCATGCGGCGGGTACCGAAGTCTTCCACCACGAAACTGGCCATTGCCGAACCGTAGATAATGGCGCGCTTGAGGTTTTCGAAACTGGTATCGTCCGTCGAGGCGAGGTAGCCCATGAAGCCACCGGCAAAAGTGTCGCCGGCGCCGGTTGGGTCCGTTACCTGAGGTAGTAGGAGGGCGGGGGCGGAGAAGACTCTGTCGCCGTCAAACAGTAGTGCGCCGTGCTCTCCTTTCTTGATGATGAGGATGCGTGGACCCATCTCGACGATCTTGGCGGCAGCCTTAAGCAAGCTCAGTTCGCCGGAGAGTTGGCGGGCTTCCTCGTCGTTGATGATCAGCACGTCGATTCGCTTGAGGACATCCTTCAGTGGCTCCATGGCGATGTCCATCCAGAAGTTCATCGTGTCGAGCGCGATGAGCTTAGGCTTCGTTTCTAACTGGTCGATCACGCTGGACTGTACCTGCGGGCTGAGATTGCCGAGCATCACGTAGTCGGTCGTCCGGTAGCTAGCGGGCAGTTTCGGGTCGAAGTGCTCCAGTACGTTCAGTTGGGTATCGAGCGTATCGCGGCCCATCATGTCGTCGTGGTACTTGCCGGCCCAGAAGAAGGACTTGCCGCCTTCCACTACCTCGACGCCGTCGAGGTCAGACCCGCGGCGTTTCAGGTCGGCCAGAAAATCCTGGTTGTAATCGTCACCAATGATAGATACGAGCTGAACCGGCTTGCAGAAATGCGTCGCCGCCATGGCGATGTAGGTGCAGGACCCGGCTTCGATCATTTTTACTTCACCGTAGGGGGTGTAAACGTCGTCGAATGCAATGGTACCAATGGAAAGGAGGGCGGACATACGGTAAGTGCTTGGAAGTTGATTTATGGAGCAAAGGCCAGTGGTGCTACCCCAAAACGGGAATAAGGTTTAATGGCCTAAACGAAAAAAGCCAAGCACGAATCATCGTACTCGGCTTTTTAAATGCGCCTCAGGAAGGGCTCGAACCTTCGACCTACGGATTAACAGTCCGCCGCTCTAACCAACTGAGCTACTGAGGCAGTTTCTCAATGCGGGTGCAAATGTACGACCCGCTATTTGTTATTTGCAAGAGCAGTTATAAAAAATCTTTGCTGTTTTCTCTTTTTCTAAAATTGTCAGGCGCCCCGACTAAGTGCGGGACTTACTTCGTGTCGCTGCCGCAGGTGCAATGCAAAAAGGGCGAGTAACAGTTGCCAATTGCCAGCCTAATCCTCACCTTCTTCACTGGCTGACGTCTCCGGAAGCGTGATGAGTACCTCCTCGATCCGCCGGGAGGTGACCGAGAGTGGTTTGAGGGTGTATTCCCCAATCTTGATCTCTTGCCCGGGCTCGGGGAAGTGGCCGATGGTCTCCAGAATGATACCGGCGAGAGATTCAGCCTCGCCCTTCAGCTCGTCAAAGGTGGTGGTACTGAGATCGAGGACCCGGCAGACGTCATTCAGCAACGTTTTGCCATCAAATTCAAAGTTGTAGTCATCGATCTTGTTGAAGACGATCTCATCCCCTTCGTCAAACTCGTCCTGAATGTCACCAATCACTTCTTCCATGACGTCCTCGAGGGTGACGATGCCCTCCGTGCCGCCGTACTCATCCACGACGATGGCCATGTGCATCTTTTGCTGTTGGAATTCCTTTAGCAGATCACTCACCTTCTTGTTCTCGGGTACGTACAGCACTTCTTGCCGGACGAGGCTCAACCAGTCGAAGTCAGCACTTTCGTAGCGGTAACCAAGCAGGTCCTTCACGTACAGGATTCCCCGCACCTTATCAAAGTCGTCTTCAAAGACGGGAATTCGACTGTAACTGTGTTCCCGGACGCGGTCTAGCAACTCGTGGTAGTTCGCACTCTGGTCGACGGCCACCACGTCTCCCCGGCTGCGCATGATCTGGCGGACGGTCACGTTGGCGAAGAGGACGATCTGTTTGAGGAGGAATACATCCTGTTGGCTCTCCTCCCCGTTCTCCTCCTGCTGTACGGTGAGGTCAATGGCCTCATCGATGTCTTGCTGGGTGGGCGAAAAATTGTCGTTGGTGTGGCTTTCCAGCCGGCGTTCGATAATGGAAGCTCCATTCACGAGGAGAACGGACACTGGTTTGAACAGGCTCATCAAAAAGTTGACCGGGCGGGCCATGAGGGAAGCCAGTTCCACCCGGTTCATACGGGCGTAGACTTTTGGCGCTACCTCTCCAAAAAGTACCAATAGAAACGTCACTCCAACCACGGTAACGGTGAAGCGAATCGCTCCAGCCAGTGGTTCCGCTGAGAAGTAACCTTCAGGGTTAATGGCAAGACCAAATTGATCCAGGAACGAAAGGATGCCAGTAGCCCAATTGGTGAAAATAGATTCAGGGAACAGCGCCCGCAGTAGCACCTCCGAGATCAGGACGATCGCAATATTGATGAAGTTGTTGGCGATCAAGATCGTTGCCAATAACTGCCGCGGCCGCTCCCGGAAGTCAATCAGCGTCAGGCTGGCCGGCGTGGGGGATTCGGCGAAATCTTCGTAATCATTATCCGTCAGCGAAAAGAAAGCTACTTCGGAGCCGGACACGAGCCCGGACAACAATAAGAGCAGCACGATTCCTCCACCACCGAAGATCAGCGTCGAAGTGAAGCTGAGCAGGAGGGTAGATTCAAAAAGGTAGGATAAACCGGTTGGGTCCAATGCAGTGCGCCCACGCGCAGGATGGTGAAGTTGCAAAGATAGGGCAGCCCGGTAACCCGCGGGGTGAAGAATGGCTACGGTTGAACATCAGCCTACAACCTCCCTATTCACGGGGCACCCCTTGTATACTCGTGTAAGTACTTACGGCTAAATGGATGGTATTCATGCTCGAGTTGCAGTACGCTGAGCCACTTACCTAGTCAATTATTTTACTGAGGATTAAAATGGTAGGTCCTCTCCGTCGTCGTCAATGGCGGGAGCGGCTGGTGCCTGCGATGCGGGAGTTTGGGCAGGGGTAGCCGCCGTAGCTTGGGGAGCCGCCGGGGCGTTGTTTTCGGGAGTGTAAACTGGAGGTGCGTCAGCCAAAGAGGGGCGTGGACCTCCTTCACCAGCGTTAGGGTTGACGAGCACCCGGAAGTAGTTCGCCACGACTTCGGTGGTTTTCCGGTTGTTACCCTCCTTATCCTGCCACTTCCGGTGCGTCAGTTTGCCTTCCACGTAGACCATCACTCCTTTGTGCAGGGAACGTTGGGCGCGCTCGGCGGCCTGGCGCCAGACGACGACGTCGTGCCACTCTGTCTGTTCTTGCCATTCACCGCTGCGGTCCTTGTAGTTCTCTGAGGTAGCTACGGAGAAACGTCCAACGGCTACTCCACTTTCAAGGGTGCGAATTTCGGGGTCGGAGCCGAGCCGGCCGATGAGGGTAACTTTATTGACCATGGAGAGTGCGATTTAGCGGAATGGAATCCTCTAGCAATTTGCCAGCAGGGGTGAAATGAGGAGCTTGGGATCGGTAATCAGAAGAGGTCCAAAAGTAGGGTCTTATCCTCGATATATTTAGTGATTACGCGTGGAAAGGCAAATTTATCCAACAATTTGTTTTGGGGTAGCAGGTAATTTTCAATACTTCCTGGCATTAATCCCCAACGAAAGGTGTGAAAGCTGACGTAGATCGTCTGGTGCGTCAATTGTTGCTTATAGACCTGGCTGCGTTTGGTGAATTCCAATTCGGCGGCGGGGAGCCATTCGGGCCAATCGGGATGGTGGGCCAATTCCTGCGTGCCCACCTCATTACTGACGGTCTCGATGAGTGGGAACTCGTAGAGATCTTTCCAAATATCCTTACCCTGCCGTTGGCGGATGATGGTTCGGTCGGCATCGTCTTTGATGACGAGGTAGTGGAAGTGGCGGTCCCGCCGCTTTAGCGTCTTTTGCTTGACGGGTAGCTCGTATACCTGGCCGTTGTTAAATGCCCTGCAGTTAGTTGAGAGTGGGCACTCTTTACAGCTAGCTCGTTTTGGCGTGCAGATCAGTGCGCCAAAGTCCATGATCGCCTGGTTGAAGCGTGCGGCGGGTACGTCACCGAGGGCATCCGTCGCCAACTGTGCGAAGAGTTTTTTGCCGGGGGTGCTATCAATCGGTGTTGAATTACCAGCGTAGCGGGCGAGGATGCGGTATACGTTGCCATCCACCACGGCTACCTGTTCACCGAAGGCGAAACTGGCTATCGCCGCGGCGGTGTACGGCCCGACGCCGGGAAGTTTCCTGAGCTTATCGGCGGTATCTGGAAACTGCCCGCCATATTCGGCTACCACCATGCGGGCGGCCCTCAGCAAGTTGCGAGCACGGGAATAGTAACCTAAGCCTTCCCATAGTTTCATGACGGCGTCGTCATCAGCTGCGGCCAGGTCTGCCACTGTAGGGTATGTCTCGGCAAACCGCTCGTAGTAAGCGCGGCCCTGCTCGACGCGGGTTTGCTGCAGAATGATCTCACTCAACCAGATGTTATACGCGTCGCGGTGTTCCTTCCAGGGCATTGGCCGCCGTTCGGGTAGGTACCACGCCAGAAGTTGCGTTCGAAAATATTTCCAGTCCGCTTTAGTCAACGATGTGGAGTTATTAGTGCGTCGTAAGGTCGCATAAAAAAACCGGGGCGTTGTAGCGCCCCGGTCGAAATAGGTTTTGATAGTTTACCATGCACAATAGTTATGGACTGATGCACCACAGTAAGCCGACAGTCAGTACACTTAGGCGGTCTGCCGAAGCTTCCCGTACTGGCGGGCAATTTGTAGTTTAAGGTCTTTACGCGCAAAGAAGATGCGGCTCTTCACGGTGCCCAGGGGAAGACCCAGGTGGTCAGCGATCTCCTGGTATTTGAAGCCCTGATAGTGCATGAGGAAAGGAATACGGGTACTATCATCCAAATCATTGATCAGGACGGTCAGCTCCTTGATCAAAATATCGCTCTCCGCCTCATTATCGATCTGGGTACGGCCAGAATTGAGGTAGTATAGGTTCTCCGTATTGTCCATGATCGTGTTCGCCTTCATCTTCTTCCGGTAGTTGTTGATGAAGATGTTTTTCATGATCGTGAAGAGCCAGGCCTTCAGGTTAGTGCCGGGGTTGAACTTATCCCGGTTCGTAATGGCGCGGAAGGCAGTTTCCTGGTAGAGATCCTTCGCATCCTCCGAGTTCTTCGTCAGATTGTAAGCGAAAGAATTAAGTAGCGTAGTTAACCGATTGAACTCGGTAAAAAATTCCATTTGGGACATGATAGAAGGCTTTAGTGGTTTTGTCTAACCAAATTTAGGCAAAACTTAAATGGATTGCAAGGTTTTTGCACCCACTGGAATCTATCCTAACCCTGCATCACTTAGGGCCTATTCTCCAAACCTCTGTAAAACAAAGCTTTACGTCTGTTTAACAGTGCGCATCCGTAAATTGAACTTTCAGTAAAAAATGAAATATAGATTGTTTTGTCTAAGAGATTGCCATTCTATTGTGCTTAAACGCTCGACAAAGCTCAATCAGAGTACAAAAATAGGCATGGCGGAAGATGACCAGGTAACAATGAAGTTCCGTTTGTCTAACTTGTCCAATACTCTGCCTAAGCTGCTGAAGGCCTGATATCATACAGCCAATCCAGCATCCGCTGACTAAATCATCGCTCAGGACCTGTCCACTATTCGGTCCAAAATATTGCACCTGCGGCAGCGACACGTTCTGAGTCCCCCACTTAGTCGAGACGCCCGATATAGAGTGAATGACGGGCATGCAGGAATTCGGACTAAGTGCGTTGATGCTTAGTTTCCAAGGTCTAAAGGAGCAGTAAGTACCTAAGAGGATACTCCGTCAGCGCTGGGCGTTCAGGACGAAGTAGAGTGCAGCGGCAAAGAAGATGATGTTGGGCATCCACATCCCCAGGTAGATGGGCA carries:
- a CDS encoding PfkB family carbohydrate kinase, yielding MSALLSIGTIAFDDVYTPYGEVKMIEAGSCTYIAMAATHFCKPVQLVSIIGDDYNQDFLADLKRRGSDLDGVEVVEGGKSFFWAGKYHDDMMGRDTLDTQLNVLEHFDPKLPASYRTTDYVMLGNLSPQVQSSVIDQLETKPKLIALDTMNFWMDIAMEPLKDVLKRIDVLIINDEEARQLSGELSLLKAAAKIVEMGPRILIIKKGEHGALLFDGDRVFSAPALLLPQVTDPTGAGDTFAGGFMGYLASTDDTSFENLKRAIIYGSAMASFVVEDFGTRRMQGLTRAMIDGRVQQFVELIGVDI
- the gldE gene encoding gliding motility-associated protein GldE; its protein translation is MQLHHPARGRTALDPTGLSYLFESTLLLSFTSTLIFGGGGIVLLLLLSGLVSGSEVAFFSLTDNDYEDFAESPTPASLTLIDFRERPRQLLATILIANNFINIAIVLISEVLLRALFPESIFTNWATGILSFLDQFGLAINPEGYFSAEPLAGAIRFTVTVVGVTFLLVLFGEVAPKVYARMNRVELASLMARPVNFLMSLFKPVSVLLVNGASIIERRLESHTNDNFSPTQQDIDEAIDLTVQQEENGEESQQDVFLLKQIVLFANVTVRQIMRSRGDVVAVDQSANYHELLDRVREHSYSRIPVFEDDFDKVRGILYVKDLLGYRYESADFDWLSLVRQEVLYVPENKKVSDLLKEFQQQKMHMAIVVDEYGGTEGIVTLEDVMEEVIGDIQDEFDEGDEIVFNKIDDYNFEFDGKTLLNDVCRVLDLSTTTFDELKGEAESLAGIILETIGHFPEPGQEIKIGEYTLKPLSVTSRRIEEVLITLPETSASEEGED
- a CDS encoding single-stranded DNA-binding protein codes for the protein MVNKVTLIGRLGSDPEIRTLESGVAVGRFSVATSENYKDRSGEWQEQTEWHDVVVWRQAAERAQRSLHKGVMVYVEGKLTHRKWQDKEGNNRKTTEVVANYFRVLVNPNAGEGGPRPSLADAPPVYTPENNAPAAPQATAATPAQTPASQAPAAPAIDDDGEDLPF
- the mutY gene encoding A/G-specific adenine glycosylase, producing MTKADWKYFRTQLLAWYLPERRPMPWKEHRDAYNIWLSEIILQQTRVEQGRAYYERFAETYPTVADLAAADDDAVMKLWEGLGYYSRARNLLRAARMVVAEYGGQFPDTADKLRKLPGVGPYTAAAIASFAFGEQVAVVDGNVYRILARYAGNSTPIDSTPGKKLFAQLATDALGDVPAARFNQAIMDFGALICTPKRASCKECPLSTNCRAFNNGQVYELPVKQKTLKRRDRHFHYLVIKDDADRTIIRQRQGKDIWKDLYEFPLIETVSNEVGTQELAHHPDWPEWLPAAELEFTKRSQVYKQQLTHQTIYVSFHTFRWGLMPGSIENYLLPQNKLLDKFAFPRVITKYIEDKTLLLDLF
- a CDS encoding RNA polymerase sigma factor, which translates into the protein MSQMEFFTEFNRLTTLLNSFAYNLTKNSEDAKDLYQETAFRAITNRDKFNPGTNLKAWLFTIMKNIFINNYRKKMKANTIMDNTENLYYLNSGRTQIDNEAESDILIKELTVLINDLDDSTRIPFLMHYQGFKYQEIADHLGLPLGTVKSRIFFARKDLKLQIARQYGKLRQTA